The following is a genomic window from Elaeis guineensis isolate ETL-2024a chromosome 10, EG11, whole genome shotgun sequence.
TACTTGGACACATACTAAATATGGTGAGACTACTAGATACAATGTATTTAGACACATTACTAGATACAATGTACTTGGACACATACCAAATATGATGAGGCTAATTCTAACATCCTGAAAGCTGCTTCCACAAAGCCAAATCCATTATCACATGCCCAGCTATTTGAGGCAGACAAGTTGTCTGTCAAGCtaagtatttttcttttaatGTTCTGGTAACCTGTGGAAAGACATTATGTCTATTGATGTTACTTATAGCTAAAGGTATAAGCCAAAGCTTAAAATTTCTGGGTTCAGTTATTGGTGTATTGGGAAGTAAATCTGAGGTGTTTTATTAAGGCATATAGGGTTAAATGATTCTCAACTTCTGAAGTGAGATTGGGTTCATGACCTTAAATGATGGTGAGTGTGAGAGGGGCCGAAAAGTTGAAACTTGAAAGAGTCACATAATACAGTTTAAAAGCATGCACTCAGATTTTTATCATTAAGAAAATGGTCATTTTCATTGTGAGGGAACTCATTTAAGATACCTGGAGTGTATTACAAGCTACAACTTTAAAATGTGGCATTTTGCTTGAGATGCGTCATTTAATATTTTCAGGGATGAAATTTGGAACGGGAAATTATCAGTTGAGCTTTATGCagttgataatagaagaaaatataaaTCTAGGTCATTGTGGCATCTAATTTGTGACGATTGATTATTGAATGAGACACCTTGTCATTCTATTCTCAAATATCTGATTAGGCTGTTAAAACATAGTTAAATCAGATAGTAGATTTGCTGTTGATGCAATGATTATTATATGACTGTTTTTCTTTTTAAAGTAGGTCAATTACATTGTCATGCTGTAGCTCTTGCTTGCAGCTACCATTCTGGCACGCTGCTAGTCTGCTCTGTTCTTAAGATTTTATTGTCCCTTAATCTAGGAGGGCATACGAACAACTAGTTTTCTGCGACAAGTTTCACTTAAATGAAACTGGTTGGAGGAACTGCAGATTCTGTAGCAAGGTAAGAtggctgcatttttttttttttcatttttatggtTAAACATGTTATCTTCAGCTTTTGCCTTCTTGCTGTCTGGTAGTTATATTGAAAGTTGAAACTGGTATATGCAGCCGCTGCATTGTGGATGTATTGCTTCAAAGTCATCATTTGATCTACTTGACAATGGGGGAGTACAGTGTATTAGCTGCATGAAGAATTCTAAATGTGAATCTGTAAGATCATTTGTCTTTGTATTTATTGTAGACTCGCATATATGAGTTGGGTTACTCTTTCGGTGTTTGTGCTACATTCCTCTTTTGAGTTTTGGCATGTGGGACCATGTATGAATTAACCTAAGCTAACCATGCTTGATGCAGAGACTGCCATGCTCCATTGTTCACCACCACCACTACCATCAGATCGTTGGATCTTATTCATGTTGGCCTTTAGAATCCCAGGCGGACGCTATTGGGGAATTGAGACAATAAATAGAATGATATTTATGACTATAAAAATGGTATAATATTCTCCATTAAAAAATAAATGTGCACCGCAATGCTATCATGTTACTGTTTGACCATATATTATTATCAGATCAACAGTTTAATAAGTGGGTCAAACATACTATACCTTATTATCAGATCAACAGTTTAACAAGTGGGTCAGACATACAATGTCTAATCTATTAGATGTGTTTCACAGTTTCAAACTTTGTCATGTACGATCCACCTATGTTTGTACCTTACCATCTAATGGTTGATGATCTAGTCTAGCCCACTATGATCTAATGGTCATGACCATTAGTTTGAGGGCTTATCCATTGTCACACTTAACATTCAACTATCGGAAAATTATTTATGTTGGTAAATGGACTTGGTTCTATTCATTACTCATTCAACATATCCAGTCTACTTATCATAGGAACATTTGATTTGGTAAGGTCAACTTGATGCATCCTGTTATGTAAGAGGGAGGGAGTACAAATTCAATGCTTCCTACCATTCAATATCTGGTGAATAATTGAAGACATTTGGTTTTAATTTCCAACTTTTGTACTTTGTTCTATTATCATAATTTGGGCAATTTCAATGTTATGCTACATTCACCTTTtcatatatatcttttttttttattgagaagAATTTTCATATTTATCATTAATTATTTGATCATGTTTATGAACTACAAGTGTTGgaatacataaatatttttatctccaAATCAGTTATTCCAACTTATTGAAAATTTACCAGGCACAAGTTCCTTGTGAAGTTATCCAAGAGCTTTTGCCTCAACCTCCTCAGCTTGTTCTTGCTCCATCTTCTGTGAGCCCTATGGATGAAAAGGAGGGGAATGATTTTGTTGCTAGGTTAACAATTAATGCTGGTGAACTGCAGCATACTTCTGCTACTGGTGAAAGGGATAATTGTAAGGGCAGTGACATTCAATTGGGAAGTAGCACTGAGGGTGATGGACACAGCATTTTGGTCTTAGCCCAAAGAGAGAGCATAAATGGATCATTTGGGCGCATACAACGGGAACAAGTTGCTCTTCATCTTGGAGAGAAGGGAAGTACATGTTTCACAAATAAAAAAGACGGTCCTATAGGGTCTTCTCTGGTTATAAATAAAGGTGACAGAAATGATACTGTATcagataaaattatatatgagTCACTAGCCCATGCATGCCTGAGCATAAGCTTAGGGACTTCAAACTCTGGCGACATGACCGCTTGTCTTAATTCAAAAAATCCACAGATTACATTTCCACTGTCTAATACACTTAATGGAGGAAGGCAGCAGAATAAAGTACTATCTGCCTTTCAACAAGTGCAAAGGTCCCACCATCTTCTGCCTATGCCATTGAGGACAAGCAGTGGTGCTGATTCAGAAGCATCAAAAGAAATGCTTTCATGTATGAGTGTTGCAAGGCCACCTGCTGAAGGAAGGATCCGGAATCAATTGCTTCCACGTTATTGGCCAAGGATCACTGACCAAGAACTACGTCAAATATCTGGAGAGTATCCACAACTTTTTTTCTTTAAGTCGGAACCAAAATATCTTTCTGCTTGCTGGTGGATTGGTTCGATATTGGAAGCTGCCCGTACGATGGTCCTTGTTATTTTGCACTTTTTTTCTGCtgccttttctattatttcattcCTTAACTTCACAACCTAAGTTCAAACTCTACGATTGTGCCATTATTCGAGAAGGTCCTAAGTGCCAGTGATGcaggtcggattggtcgcttagTCCTGCCTAAAGCATGTGCAGAAGTAAGCTCTCCAAGTTTGCTCGAAACTGTTTATGTGGCTTTCCAGTACATCAGAAGAAGATATTGATATTAAAAATTAGTTCAGATTTGTATACTTGATAATAAGCTCAGCCTTTTTTTCCCCTGTGATTGATTTGCCTTCTGCTTTATGAGATGTGCGAACGTGCATTAGAGGTAGTAGCTTTCCTGGCTAGTCAATGCATTTAATACTGTTTCATGGAATTGTCATCGGCCATCATATCAAAAGAGCAGAGTCATTGGGTTGGTTGATCTATTGCTGTGAAAGCATGCAGAACTATGATTTATCGATAACCTCTTGCTTGCTCTAAATGAGACCATCTTGCATACAAGATGTACCAAATGATGGTTAAGTATATGCATCCTTTCattctaaaaaattgaaatttctcTGTTCTCACTTGCATACTTAATGCCAATGCCTTCACTAGCTATTTATGTTCTAGTTTTATGCTTGGAATGCTATATCTAAATTCTCCTTTTCTTCAAAAGTTTCTTTATTTAGGTTTATATCATTGTGTATGAGCATTTTATGCAGGCATATtttcctcctatttctcaaccagAAGGTCTTCCTCTAAAGATTCAAGATGTGAAAGGAAAAAACTGGGTTTTTCAATTCAGATTTTGGCCAAATAACAATAGCagaatgtatgtcttagaaggtGTCACTCCATGCATACAGTCAATGCAATTACAAGCTGGTGACACAGGTAGAATATGTAGTTGCATTTGATGACATCATGTTTATTTCATCACCAGTTTATGCATGTGCTGTCAgctcatcttttactaaaattaTTGCGACAAGCAAGAGCAAAAAAGTCAGACTGGAAAATTGAAAAGACTTTGCACATATAATCTCATGCATGAAGGGAAACATCATATGTATCTTTTGACTCCCTTatctcaagttcaactttatgaAGCAAGATATCTTCAGAGAAAAGTGTCTTGCAGACTTGAATTTCAGGAAAATATGGTTATAGTGCCACACATGATCAACTCATTCAGTTTAAAGCAATAAAGAAGCTTTGCATATAATCTCTTATTTGGATTAGAAAAAACAGAGAATTTCTTTACTTCACTCTCGAAATTTTACCTTTGCAGAGCACAATTTCATTTGGTGTGACATGATTGAGATTCTATTTAAGACTTCATACATATTCCTTTATATTTATAAGTACCTCATACATATATTTCATCTTGCTAAGTCAGTCAAACatactctttttattttttgtgaaTCTAAGTGCTTGAAGCATTTTTTTTCAGTATCTGTTTGTGTTTATAATATTGTTTTTCATATGATTTATTTTCCAACAAAGTTGGTAGAAGATGTGGGGAAACTTCAGTATTCTacctttctctcttctcatgGAGATTCAAACATGGGTCGTAACAAGAGATGATAAAATGTATTATGTTTTGGTATTCTGTATGAAAGATGACCATGGAGTAGTTGTTCCATCTTCCTTgttgatccatgatgaggttcTGCGGGCTAGAATTGGTTCTTGGCTAGGTGCTTATGCATATGTGCCAAAGGATGCATTAATATCAAGTTCCAGCTATCTTTTTCCTTCAGAGTTTCCATCTCAATAGAGCAAAGGCTTTGGAAGGACTCTCGAAAACTTGGCTACCTTTCCTTATGTTAAGTGCTTCCAATATGTGAAAGTGGTAATACTATCCAAGGCAATTGGAGGTATACTCTTGTAATgattaagaatttaaaaaaaaattacactgGATTTTAGGGCTACAAATGATCTGAGCCTAACTTCATGACTTTTGGGGTTGGCATGTTAAATATGAAGCTCAGCTTGGGCTTTACGTGAACTCATCAATACCGATGTCCAAGCTCAGCTCCTGAGACACTTGAATGTGCTAGCTAGTGAGCTGAGGCCACGCTTATGTCTTTGTTGCGAGCTAGCTACTTTTCAAGCGCAGATGATGTATTAGCCAAGCCTTAAAACATGACTTGTTCTCAACTTATTTTCTAAGAACATGCTTAAATGAACCTGGCTATCAAGCTAGGGTAAAATTGTTCACAAATGTCTCAATTCGTTTACAGTTCTAACATGCTGGACCAAGTCTGACTGAACTGTCCAGCCTTATAGCCTGGTGCTCTGATGGCAAGGACACTACCTATGAACTGTCCGACTTGGACAACTATACAAAGAAATTAGAAATGGAATCAAATGATGTGGACAGTTTACACGAGCTGCTTGGATCATATACCATAGGTTGGTTCTGCCTTCCTTAAAAGAACACTTTTGAAGCTTCAAGTATCATGTCACTAAGGCATCAGTTACAATGAAAAACAACATCTCCATCTTGCTTGAGCTTTAAAGTACTTCTTACATCATATGATTCACTTAAATGGTCCAATATTTTGACTGGTTTCTATGGCATCACCTTTTGGGTTCAATACTCAATTTGCTTTTATTAAAATGACCATGAGTGATTCTTAGCAATTTCTTCATGCTTTTGTTTCACATAACTCTAGCTGCACACACAATTGCGGTGTAGTTATGCTGCCATAGGTTCGTTGAAGATGTGCTTTCCAAATATATCATTGATATCCATAGGTTATTGCAAGGAAGCATTCACAtgaggatttttttttcaatgtttTGATTTTGTGAATTGACAAATGAAGTAAACACATTTTGGAGAGTATTATAGCAACATTTCAGGGGTATGTCAAGGTTTTGCTAGTTCCTATTTCAACATCCAAAATTGATTAACAAAACATTGTCCGCTTGTTTGTCATTTCTCAATTTTATTTATTCTGATGATATGACTCTATATGCTCCATTTTATTTGTAGATTATTCTATTTATTGGCTGCATATAGTGGTCCTAACAATAACATGGGGAGAAGATAAACAAAACTGCAATAGTTCTATGTCATGCACCATTGTTTTATAGTCTATTTTGTACAAGTGAAGTTTTGATAAATTATATCTCCTAACAGCTAATTTTCTTTCATATAGTTTTGTCCTGTCAGATGCTgacctgtatttttttttttaacacccTGGACATGCACATTCTTTTCAGCAAGAGATGGTATTTGAAGTGGAAAGTATATTGCTTTAAGTATATGTTACTCATAACTATTTGACCAGCTCATATATGCTGCATGAGATTTAGCATCAATATGGAGTATTTTCTCATTGAGCTCATCTGAAGATCCTGTGTTAAATAAATGAGGTTCTCTTGCACATAATCCTTCTTGACCTTTTGCTAAATCTAATATTTGATTTATTCTGTGATATCCAGGCATATAACTTTCTTGCTTCTTCTATTCCTCATGTTTAACAGTAATTTTCAGCCGAATAGATCCTGAAGGAAAACTTGTAATGGGATTTCGAAAGGCCACAAATTCTGTTTCCTTGCAGGTAAGATGCTTCCTgggaattattattttttcttcttgatcatgATACCGCATGATGCAGGCTTCATGTCTAAGAATATGCATTGCTTTTCCATTAATGTAATCTAGCCTTTTCTCTGTCTCTTGAGTCTGTCATGCAGTTTGCAAactattttatttcttatttggGAGGGTAACACTGTGTGGAAATAGCATAAAAAAATTGTTAGTGGAACTTTGATTTTGGATTCCTATTAATGATTGAAGCAGGATTCACAAATTTCTGCCTTTGCTAGTGGTGCCATCAGCAATGAAGCTTTCTTTTCAGGAGTTATTGAGAACCTGCCTATAGTAAGTGGTTACTCTGAACTCCAGTTAATGAAGGGAACTGCAGATCCAAACTTCAGCACTTCatattatcatgtaattcaactTACTAGTATGTTAGCTGATATAAGACAGATAAGCCTGGAGGCCAATCAAATGATGGATTGCCTTTACAGCCTTTATTAGCTCTTGAGAAGAAAAGAAGCCGGAATATTGGACCCAAAAGCAAGAGGCTCCT
Proteins encoded in this region:
- the LOC105052297 gene encoding B3 domain-containing protein Os07g0679700 isoform X2, producing the protein MGSKRCRNARCGATEPGGEGEWRKGWGLKSGGFATLCDKCGRAYEQLVFCDKFHLNETGWRNCRFCSKPLHCGCIASKSSFDLLDNGGVQCISCMKNSKCESAQVPCEVIQELLPQPPQLVLAPSSVSPMDEKEGNDFVARLTINAGELQHTSATGERDNCKGSDIQLGSSTEGDGHSILVLAQRESINGSFGRIQREQVALHLGEKGSTCFTNKKDGPIGSSLVINKGDRNDTVSDKIIYESLAHACLSISLGTSNSGDMTACLNSKNPQITFPLSNTLNGGRQQNKVLSAFQQVQRSHHLLPMPLRTSSGADSEASKEMLSCMSVARPPAEGRIRNQLLPRYWPRITDQELRQISGDSNSTIVPLFEKVLSASDAGRIGRLVLPKACAEAYFPPISQPEGLPLKIQDVKGKNWVFQFRFWPNNNSRMYVLEGVTPCIQSMQLQAGDTVIFSRIDPEGKLVMGFRKATNSVSLQDSQISAFASGAISNEAFFSGVIENLPITDKPGGQSNDGLPLQPLLALEKKRSRNIGPKSKRLLMDNEDALELKLTWEEAQDLLRPPPSVKPSIVMIEDHEFEEYEDPPVFGKRTIFTARASGGQDQWVQCDDCFKWRRLPVDVLLPSKWMCTDNKWDPKRSSCSVPNEICPTEMQNLLQQNAEMRRQRIAVSSKHSPPDLEASTSETLGIGAAPPDNRNQARTLAATTTKHPRHRPGCTCIVCIQPPSGKGPKHKPTCMCNVCMTVKRRFATLMMRKKKRQSEQEEAESHKRLLWSSTEETEAHSSFKYVPFQENAEKPEMSKGYLDLNCHPGHEDHSQSPPARVSMMSLLQEASRPLDAYLKENGLASLACEQQASSNLQILPQVSGEREGRTPDESRHSSPCQERGSVNADEGDHKPEQVQNDAA
- the LOC105052297 gene encoding B3 domain-containing protein Os07g0679700 isoform X3 — protein: MGSKRCRNARCGATEPGGEGEWRKGWGLKSGGFATLCDKCGRAYEQLVFCDKFHLNETGWRNCRFCSKPLHCGCIASKSSFDLLDNGGVQCISCMKNSKCESAQVPCEVIQELLPQPPQLVLAPSSVSPMDEKEGNDFVARLTINAGELQHTSATGERDNCKGSDIQLGSSTEGDGHSILVLAQRESINGSFGRIQREQVALHLGEKGSTCFTNKKDGPIGSSLVINKGDRNDTVSDKIIYESLAHACLSISLGTSNSGDMTACLNSKNPQITFPLSNTLNGGRQQNKVLSAFQQVQRSHHLLPMPLRTSSGADSEASKEMLSCMSVARPPAEGRIRNQLLPRYWPRITDQELRQISGDSNSTIVPLFEKVLSASDAGRIGRLVLPKACAEAYFPPISQPEGLPLKIQDVKGKNWVFQFRFWPNNNSRMYVLEGVTPCIQSMQLQAGDTVIFSRIDPEGKLVMGFRKATNSVSLQDSQISAFASGAISNEAFFSGVIENLPIPLLALEKKRSRNIGPKSKRLLMDNEDALELKLTWEEAQDLLRPPPSVKPSIVMIEDHEFEEYEDPPVFGKRTIFTARASGGQDQWVQCDDCFKWRRLPVDVLLPSKWMCTDNKWDPKRSSCSVPNEICPTEMQNLLQQNAEMRRQRIAVSSKHSPPDLEASTSETLGIGAAPPDNRNQARTLAATTTKHPRHRPGCTCIVCIQPPSGKGPKHKPTCMCNVCMTVKRRFATLMMRKKKRQSEQEEAESHKRLLWSSTEETEAHSSFKYVPFQENAEKPEMSKGYLDLNCHPGHEDHSQSPPARVSMMSLLQEASRPLDAYLKENGLASLACEQQASSNLQILPQVSGEREGRTPDESRHSSPCQERGSVNADEGDHKPEQVQNDAA
- the LOC105052297 gene encoding B3 domain-containing protein Os07g0679700 isoform X1, translated to MGSKRCRNARCGATEPGGEGEWRKGWGLKSGGFATLCDKCGRAYEQLVFCDKFHLNETGWRNCRFCSKPLHCGCIASKSSFDLLDNGGVQCISCMKNSKCESAQVPCEVIQELLPQPPQLVLAPSSVSPMDEKEGNDFVARLTINAGELQHTSATGERDNCKGSDIQLGSSTEGDGHSILVLAQRESINGSFGRIQREQVALHLGEKGSTCFTNKKDGPIGSSLVINKGDRNDTVSDKIIYESLAHACLSISLGTSNSGDMTACLNSKNPQITFPLSNTLNGGRQQNKVLSAFQQVQRSHHLLPMPLRTSSGADSEASKEMLSCMSVARPPAEGRIRNQLLPRYWPRITDQELRQISGDSNSTIVPLFEKVLSASDAGRIGRLVLPKACAEAYFPPISQPEGLPLKIQDVKGKNWVFQFRFWPNNNSRMYVLEGVTPCIQSMQLQAGDTVIFSRIDPEGKLVMGFRKATNSVSLQDSQISAFASGAISNEAFFSGVIENLPIVSGYSELQLMKGTADPNFSTSYYHPLLALEKKRSRNIGPKSKRLLMDNEDALELKLTWEEAQDLLRPPPSVKPSIVMIEDHEFEEYEDPPVFGKRTIFTARASGGQDQWVQCDDCFKWRRLPVDVLLPSKWMCTDNKWDPKRSSCSVPNEICPTEMQNLLQQNAEMRRQRIAVSSKHSPPDLEASTSETLGIGAAPPDNRNQARTLAATTTKHPRHRPGCTCIVCIQPPSGKGPKHKPTCMCNVCMTVKRRFATLMMRKKKRQSEQEEAESHKRLLWSSTEETEAHSSFKYVPFQENAEKPEMSKGYLDLNCHPGHEDHSQSPPARVSMMSLLQEASRPLDAYLKENGLASLACEQQASSNLQILPQVSGEREGRTPDESRHSSPCQERGSVNADEGDHKPEQVQNDAA